A single window of Papio anubis isolate 15944 chromosome 8, Panubis1.0, whole genome shotgun sequence DNA harbors:
- the FABP5 gene encoding fatty acid-binding protein 5 has protein sequence MATVQQLEGRWRLVDSKGFDEYMKELGVGIALRKMGAMAKPDCIITCDGKNLTIKTESTLKTTQFSCTLGEKFEETTADGRKTQTVCSFTDGALVQHQEWDGKESTITRKLKDGKLVVDCVMNNVTCTRIYEKVE, from the exons ATGGCCACAGTTCAGCAGCTGGAAGGAAGATGGCGCCTGGTGGATAGCAAAGGCTTTGATGAATACATGAAGGAGCTAG GAGTGGGAATAGCTTTGCGAAAAATGGGCGCAATGGCCAAGCCAGACTGTATCATCACTTGTGATGGCAAAAACCTCACCATAAAAACTGAGAGCACTTTGAAAACAACACAGTTTTCTTGTACCCTGGGAGAGAAATTTGAAGAAACCACAGCTGATGGCAGAAAAACTCAG ACTGTCTGCAGCTTTACAGATGGTGCATTGGTTCAGCATCAGGAGTGGGATGGGAAGGAAAGCACAATAACGAGAAAATTGAAAGATGGGAAATTAGTGGTG GACTGTGTCATGAACAATGTCACCTGTACTCGGATCtatgaaaaagtagaataa